Proteins from a single region of Bactrocera neohumeralis isolate Rockhampton unplaced genomic scaffold, APGP_CSIRO_Bneo_wtdbg2-racon-allhic-juicebox.fasta_v2 cluster10, whole genome shotgun sequence:
- the LOC126765585 gene encoding uncharacterized protein LOC126765585 produces the protein MEIAGKLGVPNFKASDGWLNKWRLSNNVSFKCISGEAADVNQDDVEQFQTKLQTLLNGYKPEDIYNADESGLFFRALPDKTLAFISEKCMGVLKHLITKIGDTSSASELSKSINVLEAVYFIKASWDKVEATTIRNCFRKAGFLETLQQPSDFDPEEDISLAVYARLQEGPDLANDFEGFLQINQNVFTEDNNIEIQFEQPDDTMDLSDSEDQRSEEISDPITSYDEVLNLVARLK, from the exons ATGGAAATTGCAGGAAAACTGGGTGTACCTAATTTTAAAGCTTCGGATGGATGGCTAAATAAATGGCGATTAAGTAATAATGTTTCCTTCAAATGCATATCTGGTGAAGCTGCAGATGTGAATCAGGATGATGTCGAACAGTTTCAGACAAAGCTGCAAACTCTGTTGAATGGGTACAAGCCTGAAGACATTTACAACGCCGATGAGAGTGGGCTTTTCTTTCGTGCCTTACCGGACAAAACCCTCGCTTTTATATCTGAAAAATGTATGGGAG TTTTAAAACACTTGATAACTAAAATTGGCGATACAAGTTCTGCCTCAGAGCTCTCAAAATCGATTAATGTACTGGAAGCTGTGTATTTTATCAAAGCATCTTGGGATAAAGTGGAAGCCACAACAATCCGAAACTGCTTTCGTAAAGCAGGATTTTTGGAAACCTTACAGCAACCTTCAGATTTTGATCCCGAAGAAGACATTTCACTGGCAGTCTATGCTAGGCTTCAGGAAGGACCAGATTTGGCAAATGATTTCGAAGGTTTTctccaaataaatcaaaatgttttcacTGAGGACAACAATATAGAAATTCAATTTGAGCAACCAGATGATACTATGGACTTAAGTGATTCAGAAGATCAACGTTCAGAAGAAATAAGTGACCCCATAACATCATATGATGAGGTTTTAAATCTTGTTGCGCGCttgaaataa